The following are from one region of the Primulina eburnea isolate SZY01 chromosome 17, ASM2296580v1, whole genome shotgun sequence genome:
- the LOC140817789 gene encoding transcription factor-like protein DPB: MVNRGTSSNNSNPADGNRNLSTASLGAGGGATRSWGTTVSGQSRTTSGSVGSPSSRSESAVATPVSESTCLRLNNLDIQGDDAGSQGTSGKGKKKRGQRAVGGDKGGRGLRQFSMKVCEKVESKGRTTYNEVADELVAEFADPSNCVTSPDQQQYDEKNIRRRVYDALNVLMAMDIISKDKKEIQWKGLPRTSLNDIKELKTESLGLRNRIEKKAAYLEELEEQYVGLQNLIRRNEELYSSGNTPSGGVALPFILVQTRPHATVEVEISEDMQLVHFDFNSTPFELHDDYYILKAMKFCEKPSDGGESSHVPNYQPQIPHPSTSNIPAIPPASPSLPGILKARVKNEH, encoded by the exons GCTTCTTTAGGTGCTGGTGGAGGAGCTACACGGTCATGGGGAACCACTGTTTCTGGTCAATCTAGGACGACAAGCGGAAGTGTGGGTTCTCCCTCGAGCCGAAGCGAGTCTGCGGTGGCAACTCCAGTCAGTGAGAGCACTTGCCTTCGGTTGAACAATCTTGATATCCAAGGAGACGATGCTGGATCTCAGGGGACATCTGG CAAAGGTAAGAAGAAGAGAGGTCAGCGTGCTGTTGGCGGCGATAAGGGTGGTCGAGGGCTTCGCCAGTTTAGCATGAAAG TGTGCGAGaaagttgaaagcaaagggagAACTACATATAATGAG GTCGCTGATGAACTTGTCGCTGAATTTGCAGATCCTAGCAATTGTGTAACATCTCCAGATCAG CAACAATATGATGAGAAAAACATACGTCGAAGGGTATATGATGCTTTAAATGTGCTAATGGCAATGGATATAATTTCTAAAGACAAAAAGGAAATTCAATGGAAGGGTCTACCGCGGACTAGTCTGAATGACATCAAAGAACTTAAG ACTGAAAGTCTTGGACTTAGAAATCGAATTGAAAAGAAAGCAGCATATTTGGAAGAGCTCGAGGAACAA TATGTCGGCCTTCAAAACCTGATACGGCGGAATGAAGAACTATATAGCTCAGGAAACACTCCAAGTGGTGGAGTGGCATTGCCTTTTATTTTGGTTCAG acTCGTCCTCATGCCACAGTGGAGGTGGAAATATCTGAAGATATGCAGTTGGTGCATTTTGATTTTAATAG CACTCCTTTTGAGCTACATGATGATTATTACATTCTCAAAGCAATGAAATTTTGCGAAAAACCAAGCGATGGAGGGGAGAGTTCCCATGTGCCCAATTACCAACCTCAAATCCCTCATCCTTCAACATCAAACATTCCGGCCATTCCTCCTGCCTCGCCTTCCCTTCCTGGAATATTGAAGGCACGTGTTAAAAATGAGCATTAG